Genomic window (Verrucomicrobiia bacterium):
GCGAACTGGAACTGGCGGCGGCGCAACCCAAGCACCCGACTGATTTCACCCTGCCCGGACGGCGCCGCGGTCTCGGCAAATTGCATCCGCTCACCCAAGTGACGGACGACATCGTCCGCGCGTTTCGCAAAATTGGTTTTGCGGTGGCGGATGGTCCGGAGATCGAAGACGAATACCATTGCTTTGATGCGTTGAACACGCCGGCGGATCATCCCGCACGCGACTTGCAAGATACCTTCTACCTCGCCAATGATCCCCAGGCCGGGAGCGCGCCGGGCGACTCCTCACACCGCGGTTCGTTGCTGCGCACGCACACTTCCTCGGTGCAGATTCGCGTCATGGAAAAGCAAGCGCCGCCGGTGCGCATCATTGTGCCGGGGCGCGTGTTTCGCCGCGATAACGCGGATGCCACGCACAATCCCACCTTCCATCAAGTCGAGGGGCTGTACGTGGATCGGAACGTCACGGTTGGCGATCTGAAAGGCACGGTGGAATTTGTCTTTCGCGAGCTGATGGGCAACGACGTAAAAATCCGTTTTCGCCCGCACTATTTCAGCTACACCGAGCCGAGCTATGAAATTGACTTCACCAATGCGCTGGTCAAAAAAATGGGCAAAGCGTGGTTGGAGATCGCCGGTTGCGGCATGGTGCATCCCCAGGTTTTTGAGAATGTCGGTTACGATCCGGAAGTCTGGACCGGCTGGGCCTTTGGTTTTGGCATCGAGCGCATTGCGATGTTGCGTTACGGGATCAACGACATCCGATTATTCTACGAAAACGACGTGCGGTTCTTGCGGCAGTTTTGATACGGAAACAACGCCTCGACATCAACCCATTCCGACATTCTTCTTACCCGCAGGTAAATCACGCAGGCACACACCACATGCGACTCACAGGGTGTGTCTCGATCGTGTTGTCCGATCCGCAAATTGCGCAGGCGAAATAGTGACCGCTTTCGTAGGTTACGGTGGCTGGATGCAATCGTCCGTTACCAGGGATTGCGGCGTGGGATAGCCTGGCGGCACGCCGGGAGCAGTGACGGGTTCACCCCGTTCAATCCGGGCGGCGACGGTGAGATTCAATTCAAGGAGTTGGGCCAGCAAATCCTGTTTGGCGCTGAAACCATAGGCGTCGAGAACGGCGGCATCCAATGCGGCGTGGGCGTCCTTCAACGGATTCGCGCCGGGCAGTTCGAGCGTGCGATAGAGAGCGCGCAGGCCGCCTTTCAGATGCTGCAATGCTTCGGCGCGCACGCGGCGCACCGTGCGCGAGGCAGAGGCCACGGCGTCAATTTTCGCGATGGTCTGGGGAGTACACGCGCCCCGCGTGTCGGTTGCCGCACCCTCGCGGCAACCCTTCAGCGGAATGGACGATTGCGCTGATACTGACGTTGAATTTGATGCGCGCGCGCCAGTGCCGACCGCGAGGGCGCGGTCGGCTGCACCCGGGGCGGGTGCGCTCCCCATTTCAAACTGCGGCCACGGGAACGTGTCGAAGACGGATTCGGGAGTGTAGCGAAAGCGTTCGGTCAGCTTGCTGCATTTTGTGATGAACCAAAGCCAATGGATATCTGATTGCAGAACACCGAAACTATAATCATCTGCAAAGGCAAACACTTTGAGCGCGTTCGTAGGCAGGTAATTCGCAGAAATAAAAACGAATGTCGGCCTCTTCATCACAGCCGAACAGGCAACATAGCGAGGAAGCTTCTTCAGAGCCTGTTGCAAATCATTTCTCGGACGCTTCAAAGCCCACCATGTGTCCAACCGATTCTGGTGCTCGCCACGGTCGCGCCCGAGTTCCTTGTTTTCCTGTGCAGCATTCTTTTCCCAATCCTTGAGCACTCGCTCTTTGGGAATCGCGAGCAAGCGAGGTAATGCCGATGTTTGAAGCACGTTTAGGTTACTGAGGTCAACGACGTATTCCGGCTTGGTCACATATCGCGCCGACAAAAGGTCAGAACCGTTAATGAACGGCTTTACATATGGTTTGTGTTCATCAATCGCAAGCAAATCGTTTGCCTCCGCCGCAGAGATAACAAAACCATCGTGTCCAGTTTGAACACCTTCAAAAACGCACTTTGGCTGCGTATTGCATTTCAAGATTTTTGCCGCAGCCACATCCGTCGCGTCTGACAGCGCCGAATTGATTTGATCGCATTCACGAGCATCAAGCTCGTATTCCTTGGTCGCTGAACCACTGCCGCGCTTGCGAGTTTTCTTTACAGAGGCACTGGGTTGGATTTTGAACCAGAGTTTCCGCTTCTTGGGCAGCGACGCGGCGTCTTGCGTTTTCATCCAATTGGCGATGGAAACATTGACGTTGGCTTCGCCCGACCACGGTTGGTTCTCTACGGCTTCCACGATCGCCCCTGTCGAGACGACATGGTCCAACCCACCTTCGCGTGATTCGTTGTTGCGGATATTTTGTGTACCAACCAGTCCGCCGCGCCCGGAGAGTGGGTCGGCTGTAGTGCAGGCTGGCAGATGATCGGCAGCCTTGCGAAACCAGTAGGTGCAAAGGTCAGCACGCCGTGGAACTTCGGGATAGTTCTTTTCCAGTTTCCCAACGTATTCGCGCCCGTGTTCCATTGTCATTTTGCGTGCATCGAGGAACGGCGGATTACCGATGATGACATCGGCTTGGGGCCATTGCGTCGGCTGGCCTTCGGGCGTGAGCAGCGCGTCGGCGGCGATGAAGTTGTGGTCGAGATTGTCGAGCGGCAGCGGGGGTTCGCTGATGTGCAATTCGTCAATTGCCAGCTTGCGCCCAATCATCATCGTCACCTTGGCGATCTCGACGGCAAAGGGCAGAACGTCCAGACCGTAAAAGTTTTGCGCGCTCAGATAGCTCAGCGGCATCTGCGCTGCCTCCTTCGCATCGGTTTTGAACTCCGTCCGCAGCCGCTCGAAGATCCGGGCTTCGAGCCGTTTCATCTCGCGATAGGCGATGTACAGGAAGTTGCCCGAGCCACACGCCGGATCAAGCACGCGAAAGGTGTGCATCCGGTCGAGTAATTGATTGAGCCGAGTGCGGGTTTTCGCCCCTTCAATCTGCTCGGTCCACGGGTCGGTGATCGTCGGTTTGACGATTTTCATGATGTCGGACGGGTGCGTGAAGTGCGCGCCGAACGCGTGGCGCTCCGCGTCGTTCATCGAGTGCTGGAACAGGGTGCCGAAGATTTCCGGCTGCACTTTCGACCAGTCGAACTTGGCGGCCTTACGGAGCAGCACGAGTTCAAGGTCTTGAAGCTCCAGTCGGGCCGGTTCGCGGAACAGGCCGCCGTTGAAATAACGCACGCCTTTGAACCGTCCGCCCGCTTTGGGCGGATTGCTGTTCATAGCCTCGAACAGCCCGCCGATTAAGTCGTAGCCATCGGCGGGAGTGGTACATTCCTCAAGGAGTTGCGCGACAAAATACTTGGGGAGCAAATCAATATCCTCCGCAAACAACGCGACGAGCATTTGCAGGATGAAGCGTTGGGCGTCCGGTTGCGGCACGCCACGCCGGACGAATTTGCGAAAACATTCCGCCAGACAATCGGCGGCTTCACGGGTGACTTTCTCGCGGTCGTTGTCGAACGTGGGACGGGGATTGCCTGGCGCGAGAAATGCCAGCGGCCCCCAGCGTTCGGGCAAATCCTTCAGCGCGAGCGTGTCCTTGGGCGTATCGAGATCGGTATCGAAATCATAGACGCAGAATTCGTCGAAGTTGCAAAGCACCACGTAGCGCGGGCGATGCGGCACCAGGCGCGTCCAATAATCGAAGGCTTGTCGGTAATGTCTCTGGAGCTTTTCACCGCGCTTCTTCATTTCGACGAGCACGACGGGTTTCCAAACGTAATCCGCAAAGGCGGTCCCGCCGCCGTCGGCGTCGGCCTTGCGAACGCGGAATTCGGGTTCACCGCCGACATCGAGAGAACCGGGTTGACCGAACGCCTGGAAAAGCCGGTCGAGGAAGATTTGCGCCTGGCCTTTTTCATCACCGGTGATGTGTTGGTCACACCACGTAACAAATTGCTCCAGTTTATCCCGGCTCGGCATGGATGGATTTATACCGGAAACACGTCGCCCCGAGCAATCACTGAGTCCGGCAGGTTTGGCGCGCAAAAGTAAGTTCACTGCTATGGTAGTAACCGCAGAATCGATCTCAGCGATTGTAGTAGCGGGCGTAAGTCCGCTCTGATTTTTCAGGAAGGAAGCACGAGCCGCCCCACGTCGTCTGCTACAGTTGGAGGGCAAGATGCGGCTACAGTGTTTAATTAAACCGCTATAAAATCTCCGTCCACGTCACGATGCTGATGACGATTTCCTCGTATTGATCAAGCTCGCGGCGGGTCGCAGAAGCGCCGTTGAGATAATCCACCAAGATATTGGTGCAAAAACTGCCTTCATCATTGCTCCCATTCCGCGCGCAACCGGCTTTCATATTTCAGCGCGTCAATCTTCTTCTTTTTCCACAAACCAAATGCGCTCCACCCTTTGTCAGATTGCTCTTCGCGAAGATAGTTTCCGACGGCGCGACGGATAATTTCCGCGCGCGATGTTTTTTCGCGGGATGAAATGGCCGCCAGCGCTGCCAACTGCTCTTCCGACAATTCGATAATTATTCTCACGGTGTCATCATACGACGTCGCTATTCTTATTGGCAAAAATTTGATTTCCAATGCGGGGTCTCTCGGGTTTTATTTCCAGCGCTTTATTTATGAAACAATTGATCACCCTCTGCGCGCTGTTGGCCGGCATTATCTCATTGGCCGCTGCCGATTTGAAAACCAGGAATGTTTTTCTCATTTCGA
Coding sequences:
- the pheS gene encoding phenylalanine--tRNA ligase subunit alpha gives rise to the protein MAGFLEEIEPLKQTALADLKGAANLAALEQIKGAWMGPNGKFTALMKRLGALAKEERPAAGKLINAGKLELESALAERRGELELAAAQPKHPTDFTLPGRRRGLGKLHPLTQVTDDIVRAFRKIGFAVADGPEIEDEYHCFDALNTPADHPARDLQDTFYLANDPQAGSAPGDSSHRGSLLRTHTSSVQIRVMEKQAPPVRIIVPGRVFRRDNADATHNPTFHQVEGLYVDRNVTVGDLKGTVEFVFRELMGNDVKIRFRPHYFSYTEPSYEIDFTNALVKKMGKAWLEIAGCGMVHPQVFENVGYDPEVWTGWAFGFGIERIAMLRYGINDIRLFYENDVRFLRQF
- a CDS encoding N-6 DNA methylase; translation: MPSRDKLEQFVTWCDQHITGDEKGQAQIFLDRLFQAFGQPGSLDVGGEPEFRVRKADADGGGTAFADYVWKPVVLVEMKKRGEKLQRHYRQAFDYWTRLVPHRPRYVVLCNFDEFCVYDFDTDLDTPKDTLALKDLPERWGPLAFLAPGNPRPTFDNDREKVTREAADCLAECFRKFVRRGVPQPDAQRFILQMLVALFAEDIDLLPKYFVAQLLEECTTPADGYDLIGGLFEAMNSNPPKAGGRFKGVRYFNGGLFREPARLELQDLELVLLRKAAKFDWSKVQPEIFGTLFQHSMNDAERHAFGAHFTHPSDIMKIVKPTITDPWTEQIEGAKTRTRLNQLLDRMHTFRVLDPACGSGNFLYIAYREMKRLEARIFERLRTEFKTDAKEAAQMPLSYLSAQNFYGLDVLPFAVEIAKVTMMIGRKLAIDELHISEPPLPLDNLDHNFIAADALLTPEGQPTQWPQADVIIGNPPFLDARKMTMEHGREYVGKLEKNYPEVPRRADLCTYWFRKAADHLPACTTADPLSGRGGLVGTQNIRNNESREGGLDHVVSTGAIVEAVENQPWSGEANVNVSIANWMKTQDAASLPKKRKLWFKIQPSASVKKTRKRGSGSATKEYELDARECDQINSALSDATDVAAAKILKCNTQPKCVFEGVQTGHDGFVISAAEANDLLAIDEHKPYVKPFINGSDLLSARYVTKPEYVVDLSNLNVLQTSALPRLLAIPKERVLKDWEKNAAQENKELGRDRGEHQNRLDTWWALKRPRNDLQQALKKLPRYVACSAVMKRPTFVFISANYLPTNALKVFAFADDYSFGVLQSDIHWLWFITKCSKLTERFRYTPESVFDTFPWPQFEMGSAPAPGAADRALAVGTGARASNSTSVSAQSSIPLKGCREGAATDTRGACTPQTIAKIDAVASASRTVRRVRAEALQHLKGGLRALYRTLELPGANPLKDAHAALDAAVLDAYGFSAKQDLLAQLLELNLTVAARIERGEPVTAPGVPPGYPTPQSLVTDDCIQPP
- a CDS encoding ribbon-helix-helix protein, CopG family, whose amino-acid sequence is MEIKFLPIRIATSYDDTVRIIIELSEEQLAALAAISSREKTSRAEIIRRAVGNYLREEQSDKGWSAFGLWKKKKIDALKYESRLRAEWEQ